A single region of the Corticium candelabrum chromosome 15, ooCorCand1.1, whole genome shotgun sequence genome encodes:
- the LOC134191560 gene encoding uncharacterized protein K02A2.6-like, whose amino-acid sequence MASAAANLKHGLLGEFRAGVESIDEYKENFELYCLANAVPIGDEHVARRKAIFLTSVGASTYSLLRTSVRPRQPQDLELDDIIHQLRNHYEPKKIVIAEQFRYYKRQQKEEALQQKILAETDLTLDNAVRIAQAFKSARQETIALRGDTRRHGSTTDHETAFSMQSSSSRRSKTTLPDVKVCYRCNGKGHVPGKCQMNPESAIYVTRRDILQKPAENTKYQKQAPLQVEEEEVCSLYGLGSPDAIKVNITVAGQESELIVGTGATITVTPRETYEKQLSHVKLQSSNVKLQSYCGQTLSVRGEAVVPVRYGDQEIRGRVVVVNAANKPAVLGRNWLSQLKLDWASLFSLNVLDPLHEFPELFKKGMGKLKGVQANITLSANARPVFHKTRPVPFALQAKVDTEIDRLVREEVLTPVEQREWTSPVVVVRKSDGSVRLCGDYKVTINEYLENIEYPTPNAQGLFATLAGGRRFTRLDLKQAYQQMEDAFWYTNNTEYFPENDGYDIVWNTRSFFDDILIVGSTDAEHDARVRQVLQRLKQRGVRLKKDKCEFGKSEVTYLGHRVDHEGLRPTEDKVKAIRSCLSQEFEDGSERSVAFASRTLSSAEKGYAQTEREALALIFGVRHSHKFLIGRRFTLVTGHKPLVKILGPKQGIPALAAARLQRRALILSAYEYNLEYMAGEENKEADMLSRLPMEVNVIDPNQELYHVDGCDNLPVTAAEVAQETKADPILRWAYQYTLSGWNWKSHMDPRLKPYSRRSDELNVEENCLLWGRRVIIP is encoded by the exons ATGGCGAGTGCAGCCGCGAATTTGAAACACGGGTTGTTAGGCGAATTCCGAGCTGGAGTAGAAAGCATCGACGAATACAAGGAAAATTTCGAGCTTTACTGCCTGGCAAACGCAGTACCCATAGGAGACGAGCACGTAGCTCGTAGGAAGGCAATCTTTTTAACGTCCGTGGGTGCATCGACGTACAGTTTGTTGCGGACCTCTGTCCGACCCCGCCAACCGCAAGATTTGGAGcttgatgacatcattcaTCAACTGAGAAATCATTACGAGCCAAAGAAGATTGTTATAGCCGAGCAATTCCGTTAttacaagagacaacagaaagaag AAGCCCTACAGCAAAAAATTCTGGCGGAAACTGACCTAACACTCGATAACGCAGTACGAATCGCGCAAGCCTTTAAATCTGCAAGACAAGAGACGATAGCTTTGCGAGGAGACACGCGCAGACACGGATCAACAACGGACCACGAGACGGCATTTAGCATGcaaagtagtagcagtaggagGTCAAAGACAACACTGCCTGATGTGAAAGTATGCTACAGATGCAATGGTAAGGGGCACGTTCCTGGTAAGTGCCAGATGAATCCAGAGAGTGCTATTTATGTCACAAGAAGGGACATATTGCAAAAGCCTGCCGAA AATACAAAGTACCAGAAGCAAGCCCCgttacaagtggaagaagaggaagtaTGTTCACTTTATGGTCTGGGAAGTCCGGACGCAATCAAAGTCAATATAACTGTAGCTGGACAAGAATCAGAGCTGATTGTTGGCACCGGTGCAACTATTACCGTGACTCCCAGGGAGACCTATGAGAAACAACTATCCCATGTCAAACTCCAGAGCAGCAACGTGAAATTACAGTCATATTGTGGACAGACATTGTCTGTACGCGGAGAAGCTGTAGTACCAGTACGCTATGGAGATCAAGAAATAAGAGGTAGAGTTGTTGTCGTCAATGCTGCAAATAAGCCAGCAGTGCTTGGCAGGAATTGGTTGTCACAACTCAAGTTGGACTGGGCGTCCTTATTTAGTTTGAATGTCCTGGATCCCCTACACGAGTTTCCTGAGTTATTCAAGAAAGGAATGGGAAAGCTGAAAGGAGTGCAAGCGAATATTACTTTGAGTGCCAATGCAAGGCCAGTCTTTCATAAGACAAGACCGGTACCATTTGCGTTACAGGCGAAAGTGGATACTGAAATCGATCGCTTAGTCAGAGAAGAGGTACTGACACCTGTAGAACAGAGAGAGTGGACTTCACCGGTAGTAGTGGTGAGGAAATCTGACGGCAGTGTCAGATTGtgtggtgactacaaagtAACCATCAATGAATATTTGGAAAATATTGAGTATCCTACACCAAATGCTCAAGGTTTATTTGCTACTTTAGCTGGTGGTCGACGATTTACCAGGCTTGATCTAAAGCAAGCTTACCAACAAATGGAA GATGCCTTTTGGTATACGAACAACACCGAGTATTTTCCAGAAAACGATGGATATGATATTGTCTGGAATACCAGGAGTTTTTTTGATGACATACTGATTGTCGGTTCAACCGATGCTGAGCACGATGCAAGAGTGAGGCAAGTATTACAACGCCTAAAGCAACGAGGAGTCCGGCTAAAGAAGGACAAATGTGAATTTGGTAAGTCTGAGGTGACATACTTAGGTCACAGAGTAGATCACGAAGGTCTGAGACCTACAGAAGACAAGGTCAAGGCTATCAG GAGCTGTTTGAGTCAGGAGTTCGAGGATGGATCAGAGAGATCGGTAGCATTTGCTTCACGGACACTGTCATCAGCAGAAAAGGGCTACGCCCAAACAGAGCGTGAAGCACTGGCATTAATATTCGGCGTTCGTCATTCCCACAAGTTCCTCATTGGCCGAAGATTCACACTGGTGACAGGTCACAAACCTTTGGTCAAAATTCTGGGACCTAAACAGGGTATCCCGGCGTTAGCAGCAGCAAGGCTGCAGAGGCGGGCACTAATTTTAAGTGCATACGAGTACAACCTGGAGTATATGGCTGGAGAGGAGAATAAGGAAGCAGATATGCTGTCCCGACTGCCAATGGAAGTGAATGTCATAGACCCTAACCAGGAATTGTACCATGTGGATGGCTGTGACAATCTacctgtaacagcagcagaagtagCACAAGAGACTAAAGCAGATCCAATTTTGAGATGGGCATACCAGTATACATTGTctggatggaactggaaaAGTCACATGGATCCAAGGTTAAAACCTTACTCACGACGGTCAGATGAACTTAACGTTGAAGAAAACTGTTTACTTTGGGGAAGACGTGTGATAATACCGTAA